AAAAGACCACCTCTCCCTGCTCGGCCCGCTGCGCCGCATTCAGCTCGCGGCCCACCGCCATCGCCTCGCGGCTGCGGTTGAAGGCGCCCGAGAACGTCGCCAGCATGTGGTAGGACATGTCCTTCTGCATCTTCTCGACCTCGGCCTTCTTCTCGGGATGCTCCGCGATCAGGGACCCGATCCGGTTCTCGCCGAAGCCCACGTGGCGGCGCTCGTCGGCGATCGTGCCGGAGAGCACCTGCGCGAACTTCGGGTTCATGGTCTGGTTGCCCGCGTAGATCATCTCGAAGACGCTGAACGCCATGCCCTCGAGCACGATGTTCTGGCCCACGACGCCGGCGATGAAGTCCTTCTTGTCGACCTTCTCGAGCAAGACGTTCGCGAAGTCGACCAGGTGCGGGTTCGCGCGCTGCCGGAGCACGTCCTCGAGCTCGGTCTTCTTCACGCCGAAATCGTAGAGACGCTGCGTGAAGATCTCGACGTGGCGCGCCTCGTCGAGCGTCTGGGTGGCGAGGAAGCGCTTGCTCGCCTCGTCCGGCGCGGAGTTGATCAGGCCCGAGGAGGCCGCGAGCGCGCAGCGCTCGCCGATCACCAGCAGCACGGTCAGGTCGATCGCCTGGTCGTGCAGGACGGGGTTGTCGAGGATGAGCGCCGGCTCCTCCAGCTCGGGCGCGTGCCCGAAGCTCGTGTGCTCCAAGTAGCCCTGCGGGCAGGACTCGAGCCAGCGCTGGATGGAATAGCCGGACAGGAAGTCGGACATCTGCGTTCTCCTTGGGCCCCGGGGATGGGGGGCACCTCGAGCGACGTAGATAAACGAGTGGCTCGCGCGCGCCTATGACTCCGATCATACGAGCCGGGTGCGGCTCTACTGCTTCAGGATCAGCGCGGTGCCGTTGCCGCCGAGGCCGAGCGTCTGCGCCAGGCCGACGCGCGCGCCGGGAACCTGTCGCGCGCCCGCTTCTCCGCGCAGCTGCCAGGTGAGCTCGCACGCCTGGAACACGCCCATCGCCGTGGTCGCCTCGCCGAAACACAGAAAGCCGCCGCTGGGATTGATCGGCAGCCTGCCGGTCGGCAGCGTGTCGCCGCTTTCGACCAGCCGCTCGGCCTCGCCGGGCTCGCAGAGCCCCCAGTCCTCGGGGAAGGCGAGCTCGT
The genomic region above belongs to Deltaproteobacteria bacterium and contains:
- a CDS encoding ferritin-like domain-containing protein produces the protein MSDFLSGYSIQRWLESCPQGYLEHTSFGHAPELEEPALILDNPVLHDQAIDLTVLLVIGERCALAASSGLINSAPDEASKRFLATQTLDEARHVEIFTQRLYDFGVKKTELEDVLRQRANPHLVDFANVLLEKVDKKDFIAGVVGQNIVLEGMAFSVFEMIYAGNQTMNPKFAQVLSGTIADERRHVGFGENRIGSLIAEHPEKKAEVEKMQKDMSYHMLATFSGAFNRSREAMAVGRELNAAQRAEQGEVVF